A genome region from Pirellulales bacterium includes the following:
- a CDS encoding alpha/beta hydrolase — MGCSTHTPAILAQHFAAVSYEGWRAWRVIAGLAATMFLLLFSLGALRAEEPALEKQTIAYKTVGPTKIHADVYRRNDDTPRPAVVWIHGGALIMGNRDGIPREIRQLCREQNYVLISLDYRLAPEIKLPGIIEDIQDAFRWIHTDGVRQFHVDPAKIVVSGGSAGGYLTMMTGICVEPRPRALVTYWGYGDVDGPWYVTPSAHYRQQPLISKEDAYRVVGGEVQTGSDSKPRGTYYLYLRQNGLWTREVTGFDPDTDSARLDRYCPVRNITPQYPPILMIHGTADTDVPYQESADMDKELTKQGVAHEFVTVEKGGHGLGGGDPQAISAAHQQALAFIRKHLD, encoded by the coding sequence ATGGGATGCAGCACCCATACACCGGCTATCTTGGCGCAGCATTTCGCAGCTGTTTCTTATGAGGGATGGCGTGCGTGGCGCGTTATCGCCGGATTGGCCGCCACGATGTTCTTGCTGCTCTTTTCGTTGGGCGCACTGCGTGCCGAGGAGCCGGCCTTGGAAAAGCAGACGATCGCCTACAAAACCGTCGGCCCGACGAAGATTCATGCCGACGTCTATCGTCGTAATGATGACACGCCACGCCCGGCTGTTGTGTGGATCCACGGCGGCGCCCTGATCATGGGCAATCGCGACGGGATTCCTCGCGAGATCCGTCAACTTTGTCGGGAGCAGAACTATGTCTTGATATCGCTCGACTATCGCCTAGCACCTGAAATCAAACTGCCGGGAATCATCGAAGACATTCAGGACGCGTTTCGTTGGATTCATACCGACGGCGTCCGACAATTCCACGTCGACCCGGCCAAGATCGTGGTGAGTGGCGGATCAGCCGGCGGCTATCTCACGATGATGACGGGCATCTGCGTCGAGCCACGCCCCCGGGCGCTAGTCACCTATTGGGGCTATGGCGATGTCGATGGTCCTTGGTATGTCACGCCGTCGGCCCACTACCGACAACAGCCGCTGATTTCGAAGGAGGATGCGTACCGCGTCGTCGGTGGCGAGGTGCAGACCGGCAGCGATAGTAAACCGCGTGGCACTTATTATCTATATCTGCGCCAGAACGGCTTGTGGACGCGCGAGGTCACGGGCTTCGATCCAGACACGGACAGCGCCAGGCTCGACCGCTACTGCCCGGTGCGTAACATCACCCCGCAATATCCTCCGATCCTGATGATCCACGGCACGGCCGACACCGATGTTCCCTATCAGGAGTCGGCCGATATGGATAAGGAACTAACAAAGCAGGGCGTAGCGCACGAATTCGTCACTGTCGAAAAGGGCGGCCACGGCCTTGGCGGCGGCGACCCCCAGGCGATTTCCGCTGCCCATCAACAGGCACTCGCCTTCATCCGCAAACACTTGGACTGA
- a CDS encoding pyrroloquinoline quinone-dependent dehydrogenase — translation MNTRTIFCILALPAILGSVATSQSASAQDSKPPGAQPEEFAGADWSQVGADSGGKRFSALRQINKDNVQKLEEAWVYHTHDAGEKTTIECTPIVIDGVMYITTARTKVAALDAATGQEIWRFDPYDDDSKKWIRASGGVNRGVAYWSDGHPGGDRRILAGLSDGRLISLDAKTGRLDSGFATNGQLDLRKGIERDISKMSYGPTSAPMIFEDVVFLGFSNDEGHPGSPGDIRAFDVKTGQQRWRFHTVPRPGEDGYDTWPPNAWERRGGANAWGGLTLDKASGMLFCGTGSAGADFYGADRTGAGLFANCTLALDARTGRRVWHFQTVHHDLWDHDNPCPPVVVSVQHKGRTIAAVAQLTKTGYCYLLDLKTGSPLFPVREQPVPPSDIPEETAFATQPIPDKPPPFSRQTFTDDDITTISPRSRDFVRAELKTLRYGQAHIPPSVQGTVVTPGFHGGATWSGGSFDPSTGYLYVNSNELPAIIAMHKDEHGGYRFGGYRNFEDDAGYPAIKPPWGRLTAIDLNKGEFAWQVVLGEVPALIARGIAPTGTENFGGTIVTAGGLVFIAGTKDEKFRAFDKHSGKILWDHQLDAGGYATPCTYAAGGRQFVVIACGGGGKLKTKSGDAFVAFALPQPGTK, via the coding sequence ATGAATACGCGAACCATATTTTGCATTCTTGCACTTCCCGCCATTCTAGGAAGTGTCGCTACTTCTCAATCCGCATCGGCGCAGGATAGTAAGCCGCCCGGCGCGCAGCCCGAAGAGTTTGCCGGGGCCGACTGGTCGCAGGTGGGCGCCGACAGTGGTGGCAAGCGTTTTTCTGCACTACGGCAAATCAACAAAGACAATGTGCAAAAACTCGAGGAGGCGTGGGTTTACCACACACATGACGCCGGCGAGAAGACAACCATCGAATGTACGCCGATCGTCATCGACGGTGTTATGTATATCACGACCGCGCGTACCAAGGTCGCTGCGCTCGACGCGGCGACTGGCCAAGAAATCTGGCGATTCGATCCCTATGACGACGATTCCAAGAAGTGGATCAGGGCCTCCGGTGGCGTGAATCGCGGCGTGGCCTATTGGTCGGACGGCCACCCGGGCGGTGACCGCCGGATTCTAGCGGGCCTATCGGATGGACGCTTAATTTCACTGGACGCCAAAACGGGACGACTCGATTCCGGCTTCGCGACGAATGGACAGCTCGATCTGCGCAAAGGCATCGAGCGCGACATCTCGAAAATGTCATACGGTCCGACGTCGGCTCCGATGATCTTCGAGGACGTGGTGTTTCTGGGATTTTCCAATGACGAAGGCCATCCAGGATCACCAGGTGACATCCGCGCCTTCGATGTGAAAACTGGACAACAGCGCTGGCGGTTTCACACCGTACCGCGGCCGGGGGAAGATGGCTACGACACCTGGCCGCCGAATGCTTGGGAACGGCGCGGTGGTGCCAACGCCTGGGGTGGGCTGACACTTGATAAGGCCAGTGGCATGTTGTTTTGTGGCACTGGTTCGGCAGGCGCCGATTTTTACGGTGCAGACCGCACAGGCGCGGGGCTCTTCGCCAATTGCACGCTTGCCTTGGACGCGCGCACGGGTCGTCGCGTCTGGCACTTTCAGACGGTGCACCACGACCTTTGGGACCATGACAATCCTTGCCCACCGGTAGTCGTCAGCGTGCAACACAAGGGCCGTACGATTGCCGCCGTCGCGCAGCTGACGAAGACGGGATACTGTTATCTTTTGGATCTTAAAACGGGATCGCCGCTCTTTCCCGTGCGCGAGCAACCGGTGCCTCCCTCGGACATTCCCGAAGAGACGGCGTTCGCCACGCAGCCCATCCCCGACAAGCCCCCGCCATTTTCTCGGCAGACGTTCACCGATGACGATATCACTACAATTTCGCCGCGGTCCCGCGACTTTGTGCGTGCCGAGCTAAAGACTCTCCGCTACGGACAAGCCCATATACCACCGAGCGTGCAGGGCACTGTGGTCACTCCGGGCTTTCACGGAGGCGCGACATGGAGCGGTGGCTCGTTCGACCCGTCGACAGGCTATTTGTACGTAAACTCTAATGAACTTCCGGCCATCATCGCCATGCACAAGGATGAGCATGGTGGATACCGATTCGGCGGCTACCGGAATTTCGAAGACGACGCCGGCTATCCGGCAATAAAGCCTCCTTGGGGACGTTTGACGGCGATCGACCTGAACAAAGGCGAGTTCGCCTGGCAGGTCGTGCTGGGAGAAGTCCCGGCATTGATCGCTCGCGGCATAGCTCCGACCGGCACGGAAAACTTCGGCGGTACGATTGTCACCGCCGGCGGGCTGGTGTTTATCGCAGGCACGAAAGATGAAAAATTCCGCGCCTTCGACAAACACAGCGGCAAAATACTGTGGGACCATCAGCTCGACGCGGGAGGTTACGCCACGCCCTGCACTTACGCGGCGGGCGGACGACAATTCGTCGTCATTGCTTGTGGCGGCGGTGGCAAATTGAAAACCAAGTCGGGCGATGCATTCGTTGCCTTTGCCTTACCGCAGCCGGGTACTAAATAG
- a CDS encoding PEP-CTERM sorting domain-containing protein, with protein MSRLFLMLFLACAASVTKCPTALAGPIAVPAGLTAGDQYRLVFVTSTSTNALSNNIGYYNSFVTNAADLDPALVALGTTWTALASTPTESARDNTNTSPSSMSVPIYNTAGQLVATSNATLWDGSIAHSIAFDENGVPPIPGYTEVWTGTGTSGAPDDPSDPLGTAIPVWGDTKSAMSNWIDTGGYYEAAGNHTMYAISGPLTVVPGDVNRDGVVNGLDISVVASNWLQTGMHMPGESSSQQVANGLAISLVNSNWLKTAGDATTSSMVSASGQVSVVPEPATIVTAAIGGLALMACRRRRA; from the coding sequence ATGAGTCGTTTATTTTTAATGCTGTTTCTCGCCTGCGCTGCTTCCGTTACTAAGTGCCCGACCGCCCTGGCCGGGCCGATCGCCGTCCCCGCCGGTTTGACTGCCGGCGACCAATATCGTTTGGTCTTTGTCACCAGCACGTCGACCAATGCCCTGTCGAATAACATTGGCTACTACAACTCGTTTGTGACCAATGCCGCCGATCTAGATCCCGCGCTTGTCGCGCTGGGGACGACATGGACAGCGCTCGCCAGCACTCCGACAGAGTCCGCCCGCGATAATACGAACACCAGCCCCTCCTCGATGAGCGTGCCCATCTACAATACGGCAGGCCAGCTTGTCGCGACTTCCAACGCCACTTTGTGGGATGGCAGCATCGCGCATTCAATCGCGTTTGACGAAAATGGCGTGCCGCCAATCCCAGGCTACACCGAGGTGTGGACAGGCACGGGTACTTCGGGTGCCCCCGATGATCCTTCCGATCCGCTCGGCACAGCGATTCCCGTTTGGGGAGATACCAAGTCTGCCATGTCCAATTGGATCGACACGGGCGGATACTACGAGGCTGCCGGGAACCACACCATGTACGCCATCTCTGGACCACTTACCGTGGTGCCGGGGGACGTAAATCGTGACGGCGTGGTTAACGGTCTTGATATCAGCGTCGTGGCCAGCAACTGGTTGCAAACCGGCATGCACATGCCCGGCGAGTCGAGCAGCCAGCAAGTGGCGAATGGCCTCGCGATCAGCTTGGTAAATTCAAACTGGCTAAAGACCGCCGGCGACGCGACTACCAGCAGTATGGTCAGTGCGTCTGGTCAAGTGAGCGTCGTCCCCGAGCCCGCAACAATCGTCACGGCCGCAATCGGCGGACTTGCGTTAATGGCCTGTCGCCGCCGAAGGGCGTGA
- a CDS encoding DUF1501 domain-containing protein, translating to MFSIFRATEQQTTSGSPLSRRELLRIGGLSQLGLSSFDLARLRAAEPIDAAPARGRHNSCIFIFLFGGPSHIDLWDMKPQAPREIRGDFEPISTSVPGIQICEHLPRMATQIDKLCLLRSMEHRMPVHGPACSEMYSGRPYFGPPVTDQARSEDWPSLAALTMRFAERRAALPSSVVLPWYTQFGGQDKRIAGQTGGRMGEMHNPFLVQGDPSDEGFEVQGIRLAADVQVDRVRARRELLHQLQNVLPLSLAGEPTVQTFANHADTAFSLLGDLRAHEAFRLDKESSPTRARYGSGKFGQSLLLARRLVEAGVSLITVNWDDDSRDEKVSPFWDTHNHNFTSLKNRLAPAFDASFAALVEDLADRGLLETTLIVVTGEFGRTPRIGQIVQNGMTEKSGRDHWPHAFTVLLAGGGVRGGQVYGETNRIGAFVKDRPVSPADLSATILFHLGIDFSRDYWDEFQQVQQKLSTGRIIRDLG from the coding sequence ATGTTTTCGATTTTCCGAGCGACCGAGCAGCAAACTACGTCTGGCAGTCCGCTGTCGCGGCGCGAGTTGCTGCGTATAGGCGGATTGAGCCAACTGGGGCTCAGCAGCTTCGATTTAGCGCGCTTACGCGCCGCCGAGCCCATTGATGCTGCACCCGCGCGGGGTCGGCACAATTCGTGTATCTTCATTTTCCTTTTCGGTGGCCCCAGCCACATCGATCTGTGGGATATGAAACCGCAGGCGCCCCGAGAAATTCGCGGCGACTTCGAGCCGATCTCAACTAGCGTGCCGGGCATCCAGATTTGCGAACATCTGCCGCGGATGGCAACGCAAATCGATAAGCTTTGCCTGCTGCGTTCGATGGAGCATCGCATGCCAGTGCATGGCCCGGCATGCAGCGAGATGTATTCTGGACGGCCGTATTTCGGTCCGCCCGTGACCGATCAGGCCCGTTCGGAGGATTGGCCATCGCTGGCGGCCCTCACGATGCGCTTCGCCGAGCGCCGCGCTGCATTACCATCTTCGGTGGTGCTGCCGTGGTACACGCAGTTCGGCGGACAGGACAAACGCATTGCCGGCCAGACGGGCGGGCGGATGGGCGAAATGCACAATCCGTTCCTTGTCCAAGGCGATCCTAGCGACGAAGGATTTGAGGTACAGGGCATCCGACTGGCCGCCGACGTGCAGGTCGATCGAGTGCGAGCCCGCCGCGAATTGCTGCACCAGTTGCAAAACGTGCTGCCCCTGTCGCTCGCAGGCGAGCCAACCGTGCAGACATTTGCCAACCATGCCGACACGGCCTTTTCGCTGCTTGGCGACCTGCGGGCTCACGAGGCGTTCCGACTCGACAAGGAGTCGTCGCCAACGCGGGCTCGCTATGGCAGCGGAAAGTTCGGGCAAAGCCTGCTACTGGCCAGACGACTGGTCGAGGCCGGTGTTTCGTTGATCACGGTCAATTGGGACGATGACAGCCGAGACGAAAAGGTCTCCCCTTTCTGGGATACGCACAATCACAATTTCACGTCGCTCAAGAATCGCCTGGCGCCGGCGTTCGATGCGAGTTTTGCAGCTTTGGTGGAAGATCTGGCCGACCGTGGGTTGCTCGAAACGACGCTCATCGTGGTGACAGGCGAGTTCGGCCGGACGCCTCGCATTGGACAGATCGTACAGAATGGCATGACCGAAAAGAGCGGACGCGATCACTGGCCTCATGCCTTTACCGTCTTACTGGCCGGCGGCGGCGTGCGTGGAGGCCAGGTATATGGCGAGACGAATCGGATCGGGGCCTTTGTGAAGGATCGTCCCGTGTCGCCGGCCGATCTGTCGGCGACGATCCTCTTTCATCTGGGGATCGATTTCAGCCGCGACTATTGGGACGAATTCCAGCAGGTGCAACAGAAACTGAGTACGGGCCGCATAATTCGGGATTTGGGTTAG
- a CDS encoding GrpB family protein yields MEDPQKERMPAIEADIEARTIGGARLHGGPVILAEYDFAWPDMFAREAARVTQVLGDKAITIEHVGSTSVPGLAAKPIIDILMEVADSNDEPAYVTPLESNGYELRIREPDWWEHRMFKGPDTDVNLHVFTVGCPEVDRMLRFRNHLRSDAADRLLYESKKRELASQDWAYIQNYADAKTAVIDEIIARADPAVGRLPRTSL; encoded by the coding sequence ATGGAAGACCCCCAAAAAGAACGGATGCCCGCGATCGAAGCAGACATCGAAGCACGCACCATCGGGGGTGCCAGATTGCATGGCGGACCTGTTATTTTAGCCGAGTATGACTTTGCTTGGCCCGACATGTTTGCGCGAGAGGCGGCACGTGTCACGCAAGTGCTTGGCGACAAGGCCATAACTATCGAGCACGTAGGCTCAACTTCGGTGCCTGGTCTTGCGGCCAAGCCGATCATCGACATCTTGATGGAAGTGGCTGACTCAAATGATGAGCCGGCCTACGTGACACCGCTTGAGTCAAACGGATATGAGTTGCGCATTCGTGAGCCCGATTGGTGGGAACACCGGATGTTCAAAGGGCCCGACACGGATGTGAACCTGCACGTCTTCACAGTCGGCTGCCCAGAAGTCGACCGCATGCTGCGATTTCGGAATCACCTGCGATCCGATGCTGCTGACCGCCTGCTCTACGAGTCCAAAAAGCGCGAGCTCGCATCGCAAGACTGGGCGTACATCCAGAACTATGCTGACGCCAAGACGGCGGTCATCGACGAGATCATCGCCAGGGCCGACCCCGCTGTCGGTCGACTCCCAAGAACAAGCCTGTAG